The following are encoded in a window of Platichthys flesus chromosome 11, fPlaFle2.1, whole genome shotgun sequence genomic DNA:
- the gpd1l gene encoding glycerol-3-phosphate dehydrogenase 1-like protein, which yields MASPLKVCIVGSGNWGSAIARIIGDNAKSLQRFATTVKMWVFEENINGRKLTDIINTEHENTKYLPGYKLPENVVAVPQLCDAAEGADLLVFVVPHQFIRKLCDEMVGCVSSRARGITLIKGIDEGPEGLKLISDIIREKMEIDVSVLMGANIANEVAAEKFCETTIGSKILENGLLFKELLQTPNFRITVVDDADTVELCGALKNIVAVGAGFCDGLLCGDNTKAAVIRLGLMEMIAFAKLFSKNDTVSTATFLESCGVADLITTCYGGRNRRVAEAFAKTGKSIEELEQEMLNGQKLQGPATSAEVYHILKQKSLVDQFPLFTAVYQICFEGRPVREMISCLQSHPEHM from the exons ATGGCGTCTCCGCTCAAAGTGTGTATAGTCGGCTCCGGAAACTG GGGCTCTGCCATCGCCAGGATCATTGGAGATAATGCCAAGTCCCTGCAGCGTTTTGCCACCACCGTGAAGATGTGGGTGTTTGAAGAAAACATTAATGGCAGGAAGCTCACGGACATCATCAACACGGAGCATGAAAACACCAAGTACCTGCCTGGATATAAACTGCCAGAGAATGTG GTGGCTGTCCCGCAGCTCTGTGATGCGGCGGAGGGAGCTGACCTACTGGTGTTTGTGGTCCCGCACCAGTTCATCAGGAAGCTCTGTGACGAGATGGTTGGCTGCGTCTCCTCCAGAGCTCGAGGAATCACACTCATCAAG ggcATAGATGAAGGCCCTGAGGGTCTGAAGCTGATCTCCGACATCATTCGAGAGAAGATGGAGATTGATGTCAGTGTCCTCATGGGAGCAAACATCGCCAACGAAGTGGCAGCCGAGAAATTCTGTGAAACCACAATCG gcagtaAGATCCTGGAGAATGGCCTGCTGttcaaagagctgctgcagactcCAAACTTCCGGATCACGGTGGTGGATGATGCTGATacagtggagctgtgtggagcacTGAAG AACATCGTCGCAGTGGGCGCAGGCTTCTGCGATGGGTTGCTGTGCGGGGACAACACCAAGGCCGCGGTGATTCGTCTGGGGCTAATGGAGATGATCGCCTTCGCTAAACTCTTCTCCAAGAACGACACTGTTTCTACGGCAACTTTCCTAGAGAGCTGCGGCGTGGCCGACCTCATCACTACTTGCTATGGCGGCCGCAACCGGCGAGTGGCAGAGGCCTTTGCTAAAACAGGAAAG AGCattgaggagctggagcaggagatgtTGAATGGTCAGAAGCTCCAGGGTCCTGCCACCTCAGCTGAGGTTTATCACATCCTCAAACAGAAGAGCCTGGTGGACCA gttcCCTCTCTTCACAGCCGTCTATCAGATCTGTTTCGAGGGGAGGCCGGTCCGAGAGATGATCTCCTGCCTGCAGAGCCACCCAGAGCACATGTGA